From Nicotiana tabacum cultivar K326 chromosome 20, ASM71507v2, whole genome shotgun sequence, one genomic window encodes:
- the LOC107815151 gene encoding serine/threonine-protein kinase PBL34 has translation MGLGNDDGVKGESWDVKKSKGKKKNKEVAEEETTGCWTKLWCIGSCISSRSKVDSSISGISSTNCESKSTNDTSRDQPVAPIISSTTTSNAESNSSTSKLEEELKVSSRLRKFAFNDLKMATRNFRPESLLGEGGFGCVFKGWIEENGTAPVKPGTGLTVAVKTLNHDGLQGHKEWLAEVNFLGDLVHPNLVKLIGYCIEDDQRLLVYEFMPRGSLENHLFRRSMPLPWSIRMKIALGAAKGLAFLHEEAERPVIYRDFKTSNILLDADYNAKLSDFGLAKDGPEGDKTHVSTRVMGTYGYAAPEYVMTGHLTSKSDVYSFGVVLLEMITGRRSMDKNRPNGEHNLVEWARPHLGERRRFYRLVDPRLEGHFSIKGAQKAAQLAARCLSRDPKARPMMSEVVEALKPLPNLKDMASSSYYFQTMQADRVGSSPSTRNGVRTQGSFSRNGQQHPRSLSIPNGSHASPYHHQFPQNSPKPNGKT, from the exons ATGGGATTAGGTAACGATGATGGTGTAAAAGGGGAGTCTTGGGATGTAAAGAAATCaaaggggaagaagaagaataaagaagTTGCTGAAGAGGAAACTACTGGATGTTGGACTAAGTTGTGGTGTATTGGTAGCTGTATTTCTTCAAGATCTAAAGTTGATAGCTCCATCAGTGGCATCAGCAGCACCAACTGTG AGAGTAAATCTACGAATGACACAAGCAGAGATCAACCCGTTGCTCCAATTATTTCATCTACAACTACTAGTAATGCTGAAAGTAATTCATCCACCTCAAAACTTGAAGAGGAACTTAAAGTTTCTTCTCGGCTTCGAAAGTTTGCATTTAACGATCTGAAGATGGCAACAAGAAACTTTAGACCAGAATCCCTTCTTGGTGAAGGGGGTTTTGGTTGCGTCTTCAAGGGGTGGATTGAAGAGAATGGGACAGCACCAGTTAAACCAGGGACAGGGCTTACTGTAGCTGTGAAAACACTAAATCATGATGGACTTCAGGGTCACAAAGAATGGCTG GCTGAAGTAAATTTCCTTGGTGATCTCGTTCATCCTAATTTGGTCAAACTGATCGGTTATTGTATTGAAGATGATCAGAGGCTATTAGTTTACGAATTTATGCCTCGAGGAAGTTTGGAAAACCATCTGTTCAGGA GATCCATGCCTCTTCCTTGGTCTATCCGCATGAAAATAGCTCTGGGTGCTGCAAAAGGTCTTGCTTTTCTTCATGAGGAAGCAGAAAGACCAGTAATATACCGTGATTTCAAAACATCCAACATTCTGCTAGATGCG gaTTACAATGCGAAACTTTCTGATTTTGGCCTCGCCAAAGATGGTCCTGAGGGTGACAAGACACATGTTTCCACTCGTGTCATGGGAACATATGGTTATGCAGCTCCTGAGTATGTGATGACAG GACATCTTACGTCAAAGAGCGACGTCTACAGTTTTGGTGTAGTTCTACTTGAAATGATTACAGGTAGGAGATCGATGGACAAGAACCGGCCAAATGGAGAACACAACCTTGTTGAGTGGGCGCGGCCTCATCTAGGTGAAAGAAGAAGGTTTTACAGATTGGTAGATCCTAGACTTGAAGGACATTTTTCTATAAAAGGTGCTCAGAAAGCTGCGCAGTTGGCTGCTCGCTGTCTTAGCCGTGATCCCAAAGCTCGGCCTATGATGAGTGAAGTAGTTGAAGCTTTGAAGCCGTTGCCAAATCTTAAAGACATGGCCAGCTCATCCTACTATTTTCAGACAATGCAAGCAGACCGAGTTGGATCAAGTCCAAGTACCAGAAACGGCGTTAGAACACAAGGATCGTTCTCGAGGAATGGACAACAACATCCTAGAAGTCTTTCAATTCCAAATGGTTCTCATGCTTCTCCATACCATCATCAGTTTCCTCAGAATTCACCAAAACCAAATGGCAAAACCTAG
- the LOC107815150 gene encoding 2-oxoadipate dioxygenase/decarboxylase, chloroplastic/amyloplastic, protein MSSIIRFPSAMFSLYSSCSFKSSLFPSNFSVFRFENSKNSLSSNVVYPFWNSNFAMENRSFSVQSASKIQDGAAAKDSSFQGSESFFRSILASMEAVYLNKNPTAKAILELVHSADGDRICYDHFAFRTFGVNGHGIDSMSKLFLDFGFEQREELRFPAKKLKAFWFSPPKVSTSCRGSGVNGPLPRIFISELLVDQLSPEAQDIIKKYTDISRCGKEYAALASAFGTLAWEKPLYSEFQQLARESEYAAWTLVNGYALNHVTISTHRLTSNLRSIGNLNQFIEKNGFNLNSEGGILKVSPDGLLLQSSTVADSTSFEFSDGITEAVPCSYIEFAERLVLPQYKDLPTEKVEEFHRRDGFEVGNADKIFESTSKDQLTRRAA, encoded by the exons ATGTCATCAATTATCAGATTCCCTTCTGCAATGTTTTCTCTCTATTCATCTTGTTCCTTTAAGTCATCACTTTTCCCTTCTAATTTTTCTGTTTTCCGTTTTGAGAATTCCAAGAATTCCTTATCTTCGAATGTAGTTTACCCTTTTTGGAACTCTAATTTTGCCATGGAAAATCGGAGTTTCTCAGTCCAATCCGCTTCTAAAATCCAAGATGGAGCTGCAGCTAAAGATTCTTCTTTTCAG GGAAGTGAATCATTCTTTAGGAGTATATTGGCGAGCATGGAAGCAGTATATCTGAATAAAAATCCCACTGCTAAGGCCATTTTGGAGCTAGTTCATTCTGCTGATGGTGATCGAATTTGCTATGATCATTTTGCATTTAGGACATTTGGG GTTAATGGCCATGGCATTGATTCTATGTCAAAGCTCTTcttggattttggttttgaaCAACGAGAAGAGTTGAGATTCCCTGCTAAGAAGTTGAAAGCTTTCTGGTTTTCTCCTCCGAAGGTTTCAACTTCCTGTCGTGGCAGTGGAGTTAATGGGCCGTTGCCAAGAATATTTATATCAGAACTTCTTGTTGATCAACTGAGTCCAGAAGCTCAG gatataattaaaaaatacactGACATCTCTCGGTGCGGAAAAGAGTATGCAGCACTTGCAAGTGCATTTGGGACTTTGGCATGGGAAAAACCCTTGTATTCTGAATTTCAACAACTGGCTAG GGAGAGTGAGTACGCTGCCTGGACCCTTGTCAATGGATATgcattgaatcatgttaccataTCTACCCATCGGTTGACATCAAATCTGAGAAGCATCGGAAATCTAAATCAATTCATCGAGAAAAATGGTTTCAATTTGAACTCTGAAGGGGGTATTCTAAAGG TGAGCCCTGATGGTCTTCTGTTGCAAAGTTCAACTGTAGCAGATTCAACCTCTTTCGAATTTTCAGACGGCATTACAGAAGCAGTCCCTTGTTCATACATTGAATTTGCTGAGCGACTTGTACTACCCCAATATAAAGATTTACCAACAGAAAAG GTTGAGGAGTTCCACAGACGAGACGGGTTTGAGGTTGGAAATGCTGACAAGATATTTGAGAGTACATCGAAGGATCAGTTAACCCGTCGTGCTGCATGA